The region ATTCTTTCAAGTTTTGTTTGTTCCATTTGACTATATTTCATTAAAAACTCTCTATTATAAACATATAAACCAATATGCTTATAATAATTAGCTTTATTAAGTCTATTATAAGGGATGCGTGAACGAGAAAAATAAAGAGCATTATTATTACTATCTGTAACTACTTTAACAACATTAGGATTATCTATTTCGCTTAAATCGTCAATTTTCTTTTTTAATGTACTCATAAGTGCATTTGAATCTGTATAAAAAGGATTAATTGCTTCTTTCACCATTTCTTGCTTTATAAGTGGCTCATCACCCTGTACATTTACAATTATATCTGCTCTTAAATCTTTTGCTACCTCTGCTATCCTATCTGTCCCAGAATTTAAATCAGACGAAGTCATCAGAACTTCACCAGAAAATTTCTGAACAGCATTATAAATTCTTTGATCATCTGTAGCTACTATTACTTTATTTATCTCTTCAATATCACTAACTCTCTTATAAACATGCTCAATCATTGGCTTTCCTTTTATTTTAACCAAAGGCTTCCCTGGAAAACGTGTAGAAGCATATCTAGCTGGAATAATCGCCACAATTTCCATTTTGCCCCTCCTTTATGCAGGCTATAAAATTTCTTTCATTAGACTATCTTTCTGAATCAGTTTCATCTCAATCTTGAGTACATTTAGCTTTGATTTTCCTAATAAAACTTCCTTCATTTTATAATTCAACCTTGCTAAATCCTTTTCTGTAGTTATAATAGTGTCATACTTCTCTTTTGAAGATATTTCCGCGATATACTTAATATCTTCAAAATCATAGTTGTAATGATCAGGGAAAGTTATATGATCTAAATCCCTTACTTTACAGCTAAATAGTGTCTTGGTAAATGATTCAGGGTTAGCTATCCCTGAAAAAGCCAGAACCCTTTTTCCCTTAAGGTAATCTGGCTGTTTTTTTATCAATTGTATATTGCCTTGATGCTTATGAAAAAACAGCAGGCAATCTACTTTATACTCAGCATAATAGATGTTTGCTTTATCATTAAATTCTTGTAGCGTAAAACAAATCAAATCTTTTTCTTCAGATGATAAGTTTTCAGTCTTGCTAATAACTATAATATTTGCACGTTTCAACGCTTCTATAGGCTCCCGTAACAATCCTCTTGGTATAAGACGCTTGTATGCAAAAGGATTTAAAGCATCAATCAAAACTATATCTTTATCTCTTTTTAATTGCCAATGCTGGAAACCATCATCAAGTAATATTATATCAGGAGCAAACTTTTTAATAGCTAATTGACCTGCTAAAAAACGATTCTTAGCCAGAATTAAAGGGACGTCCTTAAGTTTTTCACTTAGCATAAGCGCTTCATCACTAATCAATTCTTTCTCAACTAGCAATTTCTCTCCATCATAAACAATCCGTGCTTCTTTTCCTTTGGATTTATAGCCTCTACTAATAATTACAACTCTTCTTCCCCTCTTTTTGTACTCTTCAGCTAAGAATTTTACAAAAGGTGTTTTACCTGTCCCTCCAACACTTATATTACCTATACTTATAAGCCTGCAATCAAGTTTCCTGGACTTTAAAAAACCCCTCTTATATAAAAAAGACCTGAATTTAATAAGTAGCAGATAAACTTTTTCCAAAAGAGAAAGAAATAAAAGAACTATTGAAGAAATAACGTCTTTTTTTTCACCAGCAATAATTTTTAATAAATACTTTTCCAATTTAATTAACAAGTTAAACACAACCCTTTAAGGATTCTGACTCAAGGCCTTTCATAATTGAATAACTTTAATTAATTACGAAGTGATATCCAAATAAGCCTCAGCCCGCCTGTCTGCTTTATTAATAGCCTGTTCTATTTCAAATGTTTTTTCTTTAAGTGATTTTTCAGAAGATAACTTCAAAGCATCTCCAAAATATATTACAGCTCTACTAGCAGGATAGGGCATTATAAACCTATCCCAAGTAGAAAAAGTTTTCTTTTTTTTAATAGCTACACCAATTGGTATTATTACTGCAGCTGTTTTTTCCTGTAGAAAAACTATACCTGGCTTAAGCTTGTGAATTGGACCCTTTGGTCCATCAGTGGTAATAAATACTGAATTCCCTTCTCTTATTTTCTTTATCAATTTTAATAAAGCACGACCACCACTGCGAGAAGAGGAACCTCGTACAAGCTGATATCCGTATTTTTCTAAAACTCTTGCTATATATTCTCCATCTTGACTTGAGCTTGCAAGAGCTACATAGGATGAGTTTCTAAAAAAACATACTGGTAGCCAAAGCTTACCATGCCATAAAGCATATAATACACTATTATTTTCTTCGATTTTTCTCGCCTTCTCTTGTCCATATATCTCTATTCTAGTCATTTTATAGGAAACTAGGTTTAAAAGGAATGCCATCTTAGGATACAAGTATAATTTTAAAGATTTAAATATACTATTTAACAAAATACATTTACACCCCTATTTCCATAAAATATTCAACAAACTTGCTATACTAGTAATCTATCATCTTGAAATTGAGCACTATATAGATTGTAATATTCTCCTTTTAGTTTCATCAAAGTCTGGTGATTACCAGATTCAACAATTTTACCTTCACTTAAAACTACAATTCTATCAGCATTTTTAATTGTAGAAAGACGATGGGCAATTATAAAGGTTGTCCGATCCTGCATAAGCTTGTCTAAAGCATCCTGTACTAAAGATTCAGACTCAGTATCAAGGGCAGAAGTTGCTTCATCAAGAATTAATATCTCTGGATTTTTTAAAATAGCCCTTGCTATAGCTATACGTTGACGCTGACCTCCTGAAAGACCAACACCTCTTTCGCCAACAACTGTATCATA is a window of Halanaerobiaceae bacterium ANBcell28 DNA encoding:
- the kdsB gene encoding 3-deoxy-manno-octulosonate cytidylyltransferase, which gives rise to MEIVAIIPARYASTRFPGKPLVKIKGKPMIEHVYKRVSDIEEINKVIVATDDQRIYNAVQKFSGEVLMTSSDLNSGTDRIAEVAKDLRADIIVNVQGDEPLIKQEMVKEAINPFYTDSNALMSTLKKKIDDLSEIDNPNVVKVVTDSNNNALYFSRSRIPYNRLNKANYYKHIGLYVYNREFLMKYSQMEQTKLERIESLEQLRALENGYKIKVVETNYNSIGVDLPEDIIKVEKIIEKEKLMKGKK
- the lpxK gene encoding tetraacyldisaccharide 4'-kinase, with amino-acid sequence MLIKLEKYLLKIIAGEKKDVISSIVLLFLSLLEKVYLLLIKFRSFLYKRGFLKSRKLDCRLISIGNISVGGTGKTPFVKFLAEEYKKRGRRVVIISRGYKSKGKEARIVYDGEKLLVEKELISDEALMLSEKLKDVPLILAKNRFLAGQLAIKKFAPDIILLDDGFQHWQLKRDKDIVLIDALNPFAYKRLIPRGLLREPIEALKRANIIVISKTENLSSEEKDLICFTLQEFNDKANIYYAEYKVDCLLFFHKHQGNIQLIKKQPDYLKGKRVLAFSGIANPESFTKTLFSCKVRDLDHITFPDHYNYDFEDIKYIAEISSKEKYDTIITTEKDLARLNYKMKEVLLGKSKLNVLKIEMKLIQKDSLMKEIL
- a CDS encoding DUF374 domain-containing protein gives rise to the protein MLNSIFKSLKLYLYPKMAFLLNLVSYKMTRIEIYGQEKARKIEENNSVLYALWHGKLWLPVCFFRNSSYVALASSSQDGEYIARVLEKYGYQLVRGSSSRSGGRALLKLIKKIREGNSVFITTDGPKGPIHKLKPGIVFLQEKTAAVIIPIGVAIKKKKTFSTWDRFIMPYPASRAVIYFGDALKLSSEKSLKEKTFEIEQAINKADRRAEAYLDITS